A part of Thermocrinis albus DSM 14484 genomic DNA contains:
- a CDS encoding N-acetylmuramoyl-L-alanine amidase, whose protein sequence is MFRRSLATFSLLTLFSLLLGVCWARGEASIEVGFRRALYPDKERIVLVLGERVDYRVLLLENPKRIVVDIIGVSVKLPQGIATRVGKHQWGTRLVLERNYGTVKAFSLEDPFRIVLDIYAPSEKEKADDDSLIAILDPTVLKVLGYTHEHQKKERVISERVKTRVISQLKTVVIDPGHGGHDPGAIGVDGIKEKDVNLAIAKKLAKLLAEDGRFRVVMTRKDDTFVTLQERAHIALRNRADLLVSIHANASPKGVSEHARGTYIFAISSEAAQKKKEQIVRNDSYAKLALGVADLPISARKVLADLAMDVTLYESVAFAQKLAKAINTELGRNVEFKGVQRAGFAVLKTPGIPSVLVEVGFITNPTEARLMTQEDFQEKMAKAIYGAIVEYFFPSSQKVTSVQEAYEAEAKP, encoded by the coding sequence GTGTTCCGGAGGAGTTTGGCAACTTTTAGTTTACTAACACTGTTTTCTCTACTGTTGGGAGTATGCTGGGCAAGGGGAGAAGCCTCTATAGAAGTGGGCTTCAGAAGGGCATTATACCCCGACAAAGAGAGGATAGTCCTTGTGTTGGGTGAGCGAGTTGATTACAGGGTACTTCTTCTGGAGAATCCCAAAAGGATAGTGGTGGACATCATAGGAGTAAGCGTAAAACTACCTCAGGGTATAGCTACCCGTGTGGGGAAACATCAGTGGGGTACGCGCTTGGTGTTGGAAAGAAATTACGGCACTGTCAAGGCCTTCTCTTTGGAGGATCCCTTCCGTATAGTGTTGGATATATACGCTCCCTCAGAGAAGGAGAAAGCTGATGATGATTCTCTCATCGCCATACTGGACCCTACGGTTCTAAAGGTGTTGGGATATACCCACGAGCACCAGAAAAAGGAACGCGTCATCAGTGAGCGGGTAAAAACAAGAGTGATATCCCAACTTAAGACAGTGGTGATCGATCCGGGACACGGAGGTCATGATCCCGGAGCTATAGGAGTGGATGGTATCAAGGAGAAGGATGTAAACTTGGCGATAGCCAAAAAGTTGGCTAAACTGCTTGCAGAGGATGGACGTTTCCGGGTGGTGATGACTCGTAAGGACGATACCTTCGTCACCCTACAGGAGAGGGCTCACATAGCTCTACGTAACAGAGCGGACCTTTTGGTAAGTATCCACGCCAACGCTTCTCCCAAAGGTGTTTCAGAACATGCCAGAGGAACTTACATATTTGCTATATCTTCAGAGGCTGCACAGAAGAAGAAAGAACAGATAGTGAGAAACGACTCTTACGCGAAGTTGGCTCTGGGGGTTGCGGACCTTCCCATAAGTGCCAGAAAGGTCCTGGCTGATCTAGCCATGGACGTTACCCTTTACGAAAGTGTGGCCTTTGCTCAGAAACTGGCAAAAGCTATAAACACAGAGTTAGGAAGAAATGTGGAGTTTAAGGGTGTTCAGAGGGCAGGTTTTGCGGTTCTCAAGACACCTGGAATACCATCAGTGTTGGTGGAGGTGGGCTTTATAACCAACCCTACCGAAGCAAGACTTATGACCCAGGAGGATTTTCAGGAAAAGATGGCAAAAGCCATCTATGGGGCGATTGTGGAATACTTCTTCCCCTCCTCCCAGAAGGTTACTTCAGTCCAAGAAGCTTATGAAGCTGAGGCAAAACCCTAA